From the genome of uncultured Bacteroides sp.:
TTATACAATGATACAAACCATATGCATATTATACAAACAAAATATATTTTATTTTCATATTATTGACAAAATAATAGTCATTTAGAATGTTTTATATAAAACAATGAACATTTTATGCAAATTGTATAGACTAATAAGCAGTATTTTTATCATATAATCTGTTTTATATAGTAAAGAATATATTTCAAATAATATGATTATAGAAATTACATTTGAACATAAAAATTCCAAACCATACGAACAGTGTGATGGAGTCCATACAGCAGTAATTGAGACCAATAATTATAGAGGGATTTATGTAATGAAAGATACTGACCCTGATTTTTTTGATTCGTATTCAGTAAAAGCTGTTACAGCCGGGAATGATATGCAACTGGAAACTATAATTACGGGCCTAAATAAACTCACGGAAGAAGCTAAAACTGATTTTATTAATCAGTTGGCAGAGTTATACAACAACAAAACTATACATGGAAAAATACATATTGTGTACTAAATAATTTGCTTAACACCTGGATGCTGATTGAGGCATCTTTATATGAAAATAGCCTTTCTTCGGGATGAAGAAAGGCTATTGTTATTTACACAGAACTGATCTATTTTCTATTTTGCTACGGCTTCGAGCTTTTTCATGATTGAGAAAATGAATGTTCCTGAGATAATACAAAGCACTACAAGAACGCCCCACATAATCCATAATTCAATTCCCCATAAATAACCAATGATTGCTACACATTTGTTACCTATAGCTGTGGCTGCAAGCCATCCACCCTGCATCAAACCTTTATATTTGGGAGGAGCTACACGGGAAACAAAGCTAAGTCCCATCGGACTAAGGAACAATTCGGCAATGGTTAGCATGAAATAGGTTCCAATAAGCATGTTTGGTGAAACTAAAACATCACTTACTCCACCGGTAGATGCAATTGCATCCGGATTAGGAAGGCCTAGTGAACCTATTGCCATCATTATAAAGGCAAAAGCTGCAATAAACATACCAATTCCAATCTTACGAGGAGCCGATGGCTCTTTATCCTTACTATTGAGTATAGAAAAGAATGCTACTGAAACTGGAGTAAGAATAACTATGAAGAATGGGTTGAACTGCTGGAAGATTTCAGGAGTGATGGTTAATATCTCCGGCATACCAACGTAGTAGGCGTATGCTCCGCCTGCTCCAATAAGGAAAGCTATTGCCGATATTACTTTTGCATTATTGCTTTTTGCCTGAATAAAACCAAGAATTCCATAGAAAGCCACAATCATCATTACCATGGTAGGCAAACCGAAACCTATTCTTGTTAATCCGCCAACAGCACTATTGGTATAGTCGCGGGCAAACCAGGTAAGTGTTAATCCGTTCTGATGGAATGCCATCCAGAAGAATATAACGACTGCAAACACAAGACACAAGGCTACAAGTCTTTGCTTTGTCTCGGCACCTGAAAGTTCTTCTACATGATTTGTTTGTCCTGATGCAACATCTGCTTTTTGTTGTTGACGTGCAGTAACATCGGCAGCTTTATAATATTTACGGAACAAAGCAAATATAAGAATAGAGATTACCAGAGAAACACAAGCCACACCAAAGCCGTAGTTATATCCTTCGGAAAGCTTTTCAATATAGTTAGCTCCGAAAGCTGAAAGATTGGCACTTGCACCCGGAGTCTGAGCTTCTGCCAGTTGTTTAAAGCTAGCCAAACCTTCAGGAGTAATTGTTCCGTTAGTCAGCTGATGAGCCAATGCAGGGATCTTTGCTTCGTAAAAGAGTCCGGCTCTTTTCAGGAAGAAGTTATATACCGCACCTGCAGCCGAGGGAGCAAAGAATGCACCAATATTGATACACATATAGAATATACTGAAAGCCATATCACGCTTTGAGTTATATTTAGGATCATCATACAAATTACCAACCAAAGCTTGTATATTGCCTTTAAAAAGTCCGGTACCAATAGAAATTAGTCCTAAAGCACCATACATCATATACTTGGCTGCTGAATCTACTCCTGTAGGCATAGCCAGCAGCAAATATCCAACAAACATAACAACAACGCCTGCTATAACTGTTTTTCCATATCCAAGGAAACGGTCGGCTACAATACCTCCTAATAGCGGAAGGAAGTAAACTAAGGCTAAGAAATTAGAAAATATTTCGCTGGATGTATTCTTATCAAAACCAAACTTTGCCTGGATAAAGAGTACGAAGATAGCCAACATGGTGTAGTAACCAAATCTCTCACCCATGTTTGCAAGGGCAAGAACAAATAATCCTTTGGGATGTCCTTTTAGCATATATTTTAATTTAAATGGATAATGTTATTTTTCGATACCAAGTAATTCTACTTCAAAAATAAGGGTTGAGAATGGTTTAATAGGACCAGCATCTCTTGAACCGTAAGCAAGATCGTAAGGAATATAAAGTTCCCATTTTGAACCAACAGGCATAAGTGTAAGGGCTTCTGTCCATCCTTTGATTACCTGACCGGCACCGAATGTAGCTGGTTCGTTACGTTTATATGAGTTGTCGAACTCTGTTCCATCAAGCAAGGTTCCTTTATAGTGAACTTTCACTTTACTCTCTGCTGTAGGAATCTCGCCTGTTCCTTTGGTTATAATTTTATACTGCAAACCGCTGGCTGTAGTTACCACGCCTTCTTTGGTTTTGTTTTCGGCAAGGAATTTAATTCCGGCTTCTTTATTTGCACCGTATTGCTGATCAAGATTTCTGTCTTTGATTTTCTCCATATTTTCCTGAACATATTTCTGAGCAGCATCTACGCTTATAACGCCTCCTTTGCCCATTGTTCCGGCAATAAAGCCTTCAAGGTAGAGGTCTTTGTTGATGCTCTGTGTTGTTTCTTTGCCAAAGATTTCTTCGTTAACGCCTTTCAGCATTTGACTGTTGAGTTGCTGACCAATAAGGATTCCTAAATGATAGGCATTTTGTTTCTTATCGGTTGAAGTGGCTACTTCTTTAAGACCGCGGATAAAGTCGTCGAAGTAAGCTGTATCCATCTCCATTTTGCCGGTTAGATAGTCTTTCAGACCTTGTGTTTGTGCCATACCCATTGTGTAGGCAAGGGAATCCATCTGACTCTTAATAACAACTGGTTTTACTGTTTTAGCAACTTCAGGTTTAACTTGTTTCTCTGTAGCTTTATTCTTTTGTTTAACTTTTGTTCCTTTGGTTTGGGCATTGATGTCCATAACATTGCCTTGCACACAAAGAACGGCAGCAAGTAAAAGTAGTTTTTTCATCGGTTTTGTTTAAATTGTTTTTTATGATTAAATAAATTATTCTTCGGTAAAAAGTATGCAGGCTTCTGCACGCACTTCTTTAATAAGCTCCTTGGGATCGACTTTTAACTGCAATCCTCTCTGCCCCGCACTAACGTATATGTATGGAAAATCCAGACAGGTGTTGTGAATGTAGGTAGGAAAATGTTTCTTCATTCCTATCGGAGAACATGCACCACGGATATATCCGGTTGTGGGAAGCAATTCTTTCATAGGAATCATATCGCAACTCTTATTGCCGGATACTTTTGCAGCCAGTTTAAGGTTTACTTCTCTGTCTCCGGGAACAATGCAAACAAAATGACCGGTTTTATCTCCTAGCAGGACTAATGTTTTAAAAACCTGATCTACGTTCTCTCCTAGCTCGGCGGCCACATGTACGGCACTTAAATCGCTTTCGTCTACTTGGTAAGGTATCAATTGGTATGCTATTTTTGCTTTGTCGAGCAGGCGTGCTGCGTTGGTTTTATTTATTTTCGTACTCATACTCTAATTCTTTTTTCAAAAACATAGGAGTATAGCCTTTATCACACTTGGCTACCTCTTCGGGGGTACCACAGCAAAGAAGCTGTCCACCACCTCTACCGCCTTCAGGGCCCATATCAATAATGTAATCGGCCATCTTGATAACGTCCAGGTTGTGCTCGATGACAATGATTGTATTTCCTTTGTCGACCAGTTTATTAAGTACTCCCATCAGTACGCGGATATCCTCGAAATGAAGTCCGGTAGTTGGTTCATCGAGTATATAAAGTGTTTTGCCGGTATCTCTCTTGGCAAGTTCAGTGGCAAGCTTTACACGCTGACTCTCTCCACCGGAAAGGGTGGTTGATGGTTGTCCCAGGCGTATGTATCCAAGGCCCACTTCCTCGAGCACCTTTATCTTGTTAAGAATCTGCGGAACGTTTTCAAAGAATTCTACAGCACGACTAATGGTCATATCGAGCACATCGGCAATGGATTTTCCTTTGAAACGAACCTCGAGGGTTTCTCTGTTGTATCGTTTACCGTGACATATTTCGCATGGTACATATACATCGGGCAGGAAGTTCATCTCTATGGTTTTATATCCGTTACCCGAGCAGGCTTCGCATCGTCCGCCGGATACATTGAAAGAGAATCGTCCGGCTTTATAACCTCTGATCTTGGCTTCGGGCAGTCCTACAAACAAGGAACGAATGTCCGAGAACACTCCTGTATAAGTTGCCGGATTTGAACGGGGAGTTTTTCCCAGTGGTGACTGGTCTACATTTACCACCTTATCTATATTTTCAAGTCCTTCTATTGCATCGTATGGCAATGGATCTTGCAATGAATGATAGAATTTCTGCGAAAGAATAGGCTGAAGTGTATTGTTTATCAATGACGATTTACCACTACCAGATACTCCGGTTACACAAATAAGCTTTCCGAGAGGAAAATCAACATCTACCCCTTTCAGGTTATTACCTTTGGCTCCTTTCAGAGTTAAGATAAGTCCGTTGCCTTCTCTCCTCTTTTCCGGGATTTCTATCTTCTTCAGTCCATTGAGGTACATGGAAGTCAGGGTCTTTGTTTTAAGCATCTCGGCAGGGGTTCCTGCAAAGACAACTTCACCTCCCAGTCTTCCGGCCTTAGGACCCATATCTACCACGTAATCGGCAGCAAGCATCATGTCTCTGTCGTGCTCTACTACAATAACGGAGTTACCCGAATCTCGCAAAGCCATCAACGATTTGATTAGCTTCTCATTATCTCGCTGATGCAATCCGATACTAGGTTCATCAAGGATATATAGTACATTTACCAACTGAGAACCAATCTGGGTAGCAAGGCGAATTCGCTGGCTCTCACCACCTGATAATGTTGCTGAGGTTCGTTTAAGCGAAAGGTATTCCAAACCTACATCGAGTAGGAATTTCAGTCGGGTACGTATCTCTTTTAATATCTCTGTTGCAATCATCTTTTGCTTGTCGCCAAGGAACTGATCTACATTGTTGAGCCATTCATATAACTCGGACAAGTCCATAGACGATAGTTCATTGATATTCTTATCGTGAATACGGTAATGCAATGCTTCTTTATTGAGCTTCGCTCCTTTACACTCAGGACATTCTGTGGTTACAGAAAATTGTTCGGCCCACTTCTGTGCGGTAGCCGACACATCCTTTTCCTGCATCATCATAATGTACTTTATCACTCCCTCGAAGGTTACAAAATAATCGGATGAAGAGCCTATCAGAGTGTGGTCTAGCCTTACTCTTTCATCTGATCCATATAATATTTCTTCGATGGCATCATCTGGAAGATCTTTGATTGGCGTTTTCAGTTTTACTTCGTACCTCTCAAGAATTGAAATAATCTGCCAGAATATCATAATATTCCTGTGCTTGCCAAGTGGAACTATACCTCCTTCGTGAATTGAAAGGTTACGGTCCGGAATAATCTTATCAATATCAATCCGATTGATAACTCCAAGGCCTTTACACTTAGGACAAGCTCCCTGAGGGGAATTGAATGAGAAGTTATGTGGAGCCGGTTCGCGATAAGCCAAGCCGGTAACAGGGCACATCAGTCGTTTACTGTAATGGCGTACGCTTAGTGTCTGTGCATCGAGTATCATCAGCAATCCATCACCTTGGTGCATGGCTGTGGCAACACTTTGTTTGAGGCGTTTATCGTCTTTATCACCAACTACCATCTTATCAATAACCACTTCTATATCGTGATTCTTATAACGATCGAGCTTCATGCCGTACATAATTTCAGTCATATCGCCATCAACACGAACATTGAGATAGCCCTTTTTCCTGATCTGCTCGAAAAGTTCCTTATAATGTCCCTTTCTTGCCTTTACAAGCGGTGCCAGCAAATAGATTTTTTTCCCTTTATAATCATGAAGTATCAGATCAAGAATCTGCTCTTCTGTATATTTCACCATCTTCTCTCCCGAAAGGTACGAGTATGCTTCTCCAGCTCTTGCATAAAGCAAACGCAGGTAATCATACACTTCGGTGGTAGTTCCCACCGTAGAACGGGGATTCTTGTTCGTTGTTTTTTGCTCGATGGAAATAACAGGGCTCAGTCCGGTGATTTTATCTACATCCGGACGCTCCATATTTCCTAAAAAGTTTCGGGCATAGGTAGAAAACGTTTCAATATATCTACGCTGTCCTTCAGCAAAGATTGTATCAAATGCTAATGAAGACTTTCCGCTTCCGCTTAGTCCTGTAATAACCGTTAAGCTATTACGAGGTATACTTACATCTATATTCTTTAAATTGTGCACACGCGCACCGTACACACTTACCTGATCTTTTTCTTCAGCCATATCTTTAATTTATTCTCCTGTTGTTCCTGTAGCACTACTACTGAAACCACGCAGAATATTTATATCTCCTTTGTGATTATACTTAATTCCATCCGATCCGACAGCGTTTACAACAATAAAGTAAACTCCGTCTTTCACGGCTTTACCATGGGATGTTCCATCCCACCCTTCTTCTGGATTATTCCATTTATACAGTTCTTGTCCCCATCTGTTAAACACAACTGCATTGAATTTTACCAATGACTTATGTTTTACTTTAAACACATCATTCACACCGTCTCCGTTAGGCGAAAATGCATTAGGTACTTTCAACTCCGACTCACTGATTATCACTGTAAAAGCATCAGACTCGTACGTTACGCTCAACGCTGTATCAGTGATATAAAGCTTTATATAATATGTTCCGGAAGTAGTAAATGTATATGTTACCACTTCATCATAACGACTTAAAAGTATGGAAGAGAAATCTGCCTTATCAGAGAACTTCCACTCATATCTCAACGTTGATGATGCATCTGCCACATTGGATGTAAATTCTACTTCCATGGGGGCAGAACCGGTAAATTGTCCGCCTGGTTCAATAGTTTCACCGTCAACAGCCGTACCATTTTCTGACAATTGTTTAGCTACAGGACTTGCCTTAATCTCTTGAGCCTGACCGTTTAACGGAAGCAGGAAAAGAGATAAAGAAAAGCATAACAAGACCATGTAAAGCTTGTTAGCGGCTAAAGTATCCTTCTTTTTACTATGTTCTGAATTCATGTGAACAATTATATCATTTCTCGTACAGATATATACCTAACGTGATATTTGCAAAATTAATGTTTCCTACTGAAATATTTAATTAAAAAAGGGAATATTATTTTCTTAACTGATTATATAATGTGAATATAACAGATTTTTGTACCTTTGCTTTTCATTTTGAAGCATAAAATAAAAATGATATTTAAATACATGAATTCACTTAAATCACTATATGTTGCTTTGCTGTTTACAGGCTTTTCCTGTAACGCGGTAATAGCACAGGAAAGTAATTCATTTTTTCTTCATACTATTGAAAAGGGACAAAGCCTTTATTCAATTGCCAGCACATATAGCATTGCTACAGTGGATATTATTAAGTTGAATCCCGGATGCAGTGAGAAGCTGATTGCCGGACAAAAACTTCGTATTCCTCAAAGCAAAACAAAGAAACAATCCAGACAATTTCATACAATACAAAGCGGAGAAACTCTTTACGGACTGACTGCGAAGTATAACGTAACTGCTGAGGATATTTGTGACGTAAATCCGGGATTAAGTGCCGAGAACTTTAAAGTGGGACAGGTTATTGTATTGCCCGCTAATTCTACAATAGATAGCGAGAAGGTAAAAGCAACTAAATCTCAACCTGCTATTCGTCCGGCAGTAGAATCCAAATGCAAGGACATGCATAAGGTTAAAAGGAAGGAAACAATCTTTAGTATCAGTCAGGAATATGGCGTTACGCAGGAGGAATTGATTGCTGCTAATCCGGAAATAAAAAAAGGGCTAAAAAAGGGCGAATTTATTTGTATTCCCTATCCTACTCCTAAAGTAGAAGCAAAAGTAATTCCTAGTGATACTGAGCTATTCAGCGCTAAAAAGAACAGAGATAAAAAGCTTTCTGTAATAAAAGCTGCAGTGATTTTACCATTTATGCTCGATGCCGGTAAAAAAGCAGAATCTGCCCGTATGGTAGAATTTTACGAAGGCTTTCTAATGGCTGCAGACAGTTTAAAAAGAAAAGGAACATCTCTGGATATCTACACATACGACTCCGGTAATTCGCCTGCCTCAATTAATGCAATTCTTGCTAAAGAGGAATTAAAGGGAATGAATATTATTTTCGGGCCGTTATATAATAATCAGATAAAGCCATTGGCAACCTTTGCTAAAGAGAACAATATAAAGCTTGTTATTCCTTTTAGCTCTAAAGATAATGAGGTGTTTAATAATCCTTCAGTATTCCAGATCAACACTCCGCAGTCTTATTTATACTCTGAAGTCTACGAGCACTTTATGCGCAAGTTTACTTCTCCTAATATTATATTCCTGGATGCAGAGGAGAAAAGCGGTGAAAAGAAGGAATTTATTAACGGATTCAAGCATGAGCTTTTAAGCAATAACATTACTTTTAAAGAACTTAAAGCTTCGCATGATGCAGCTGTTTTAAGCGCAGCACTAAGTAGCACGAAAGATAATGTATTTATTCCTACATCGGGTTCTAATGTAACTCTGATAAGATTGCTACCGCAATTGCAGTTGTTGGCAAGAGAGAATCCTGCAACATCTATCCATTTGTTTGGTTACCCTGAATGGCAGACA
Proteins encoded in this window:
- a CDS encoding peptide MFS transporter, with product MLKGHPKGLFVLALANMGERFGYYTMLAIFVLFIQAKFGFDKNTSSEIFSNFLALVYFLPLLGGIVADRFLGYGKTVIAGVVVMFVGYLLLAMPTGVDSAAKYMMYGALGLISIGTGLFKGNIQALVGNLYDDPKYNSKRDMAFSIFYMCINIGAFFAPSAAGAVYNFFLKRAGLFYEAKIPALAHQLTNGTITPEGLASFKQLAEAQTPGASANLSAFGANYIEKLSEGYNYGFGVACVSLVISILIFALFRKYYKAADVTARQQQKADVASGQTNHVEELSGAETKQRLVALCLVFAVVIFFWMAFHQNGLTLTWFARDYTNSAVGGLTRIGFGLPTMVMMIVAFYGILGFIQAKSNNAKVISAIAFLIGAGGAYAYYVGMPEILTITPEIFQQFNPFFIVILTPVSVAFFSILNSKDKEPSAPRKIGIGMFIAAFAFIMMAIGSLGLPNPDAIASTGGVSDVLVSPNMLIGTYFMLTIAELFLSPMGLSFVSRVAPPKYKGLMQGGWLAATAIGNKCVAIIGYLWGIELWIMWGVLVVLCIISGTFIFSIMKKLEAVAK
- a CDS encoding FKBP-type peptidyl-prolyl cis-trans isomerase, with protein sequence MKKLLLLAAVLCVQGNVMDINAQTKGTKVKQKNKATEKQVKPEVAKTVKPVVIKSQMDSLAYTMGMAQTQGLKDYLTGKMEMDTAYFDDFIRGLKEVATSTDKKQNAYHLGILIGQQLNSQMLKGVNEEIFGKETTQSINKDLYLEGFIAGTMGKGGVISVDAAQKYVQENMEKIKDRNLDQQYGANKEAGIKFLAENKTKEGVVTTASGLQYKIITKGTGEIPTAESKVKVHYKGTLLDGTEFDNSYKRNEPATFGAGQVIKGWTEALTLMPVGSKWELYIPYDLAYGSRDAGPIKPFSTLIFEVELLGIEK
- the ybaK gene encoding Cys-tRNA(Pro) deacylase, translated to MSTKINKTNAARLLDKAKIAYQLIPYQVDESDLSAVHVAAELGENVDQVFKTLVLLGDKTGHFVCIVPGDREVNLKLAAKVSGNKSCDMIPMKELLPTTGYIRGACSPIGMKKHFPTYIHNTCLDFPYIYVSAGQRGLQLKVDPKELIKEVRAEACILFTEE
- the uvrA gene encoding excinuclease ABC subunit UvrA, whose protein sequence is MAEEKDQVSVYGARVHNLKNIDVSIPRNSLTVITGLSGSGKSSLAFDTIFAEGQRRYIETFSTYARNFLGNMERPDVDKITGLSPVISIEQKTTNKNPRSTVGTTTEVYDYLRLLYARAGEAYSYLSGEKMVKYTEEQILDLILHDYKGKKIYLLAPLVKARKGHYKELFEQIRKKGYLNVRVDGDMTEIMYGMKLDRYKNHDIEVVIDKMVVGDKDDKRLKQSVATAMHQGDGLLMILDAQTLSVRHYSKRLMCPVTGLAYREPAPHNFSFNSPQGACPKCKGLGVINRIDIDKIIPDRNLSIHEGGIVPLGKHRNIMIFWQIISILERYEVKLKTPIKDLPDDAIEEILYGSDERVRLDHTLIGSSSDYFVTFEGVIKYIMMMQEKDVSATAQKWAEQFSVTTECPECKGAKLNKEALHYRIHDKNINELSSMDLSELYEWLNNVDQFLGDKQKMIATEILKEIRTRLKFLLDVGLEYLSLKRTSATLSGGESQRIRLATQIGSQLVNVLYILDEPSIGLHQRDNEKLIKSLMALRDSGNSVIVVEHDRDMMLAADYVVDMGPKAGRLGGEVVFAGTPAEMLKTKTLTSMYLNGLKKIEIPEKRREGNGLILTLKGAKGNNLKGVDVDFPLGKLICVTGVSGSGKSSLINNTLQPILSQKFYHSLQDPLPYDAIEGLENIDKVVNVDQSPLGKTPRSNPATYTGVFSDIRSLFVGLPEAKIRGYKAGRFSFNVSGGRCEACSGNGYKTIEMNFLPDVYVPCEICHGKRYNRETLEVRFKGKSIADVLDMTISRAVEFFENVPQILNKIKVLEEVGLGYIRLGQPSTTLSGGESQRVKLATELAKRDTGKTLYILDEPTTGLHFEDIRVLMGVLNKLVDKGNTIIVIEHNLDVIKMADYIIDMGPEGGRGGGQLLCCGTPEEVAKCDKGYTPMFLKKELEYEYENK
- a CDS encoding gliding motility-associated C-terminal domain-containing protein; the encoded protein is MNSEHSKKKDTLAANKLYMVLLCFSLSLFLLPLNGQAQEIKASPVAKQLSENGTAVDGETIEPGGQFTGSAPMEVEFTSNVADASSTLRYEWKFSDKADFSSILLSRYDEVVTYTFTTSGTYYIKLYITDTALSVTYESDAFTVIISESELKVPNAFSPNGDGVNDVFKVKHKSLVKFNAVVFNRWGQELYKWNNPEEGWDGTSHGKAVKDGVYFIVVNAVGSDGIKYNHKGDINILRGFSSSATGTTGE
- a CDS encoding LysM peptidoglycan-binding domain-containing protein produces the protein MNSLKSLYVALLFTGFSCNAVIAQESNSFFLHTIEKGQSLYSIASTYSIATVDIIKLNPGCSEKLIAGQKLRIPQSKTKKQSRQFHTIQSGETLYGLTAKYNVTAEDICDVNPGLSAENFKVGQVIVLPANSTIDSEKVKATKSQPAIRPAVESKCKDMHKVKRKETIFSISQEYGVTQEELIAANPEIKKGLKKGEFICIPYPTPKVEAKVIPSDTELFSAKKNRDKKLSVIKAAVILPFMLDAGKKAESARMVEFYEGFLMAADSLKRKGTSLDIYTYDSGNSPASINAILAKEELKGMNIIFGPLYNNQIKPLATFAKENNIKLVIPFSSKDNEVFNNPSVFQINTPQSYLYSEVYEHFMRKFTSPNIIFLDAEEKSGEKKEFINGFKHELLSNNITFKELKASHDAAVLSAALSSTKDNVFIPTSGSNVTLIRLLPQLQLLARENPATSIHLFGYPEWQTYTQDHLEKFYELDTYFYSSFYTNNLLPETVKFISSYRKWYSKDMINTYPKFGMLGFDLGYFFLNALSEYGTGFEKHLSQNSFHPIQTGFNFQRANNWGGFINKKVFFVNFSKNYELIKYDFE